The Thermovirga sp. genome segment CCAGGCAGGCGACGGGCTCAAGGGTGTACCTGAGATCCTCGGTGGTGCCATTTTCCTCGACATCGAGTACCTTCTTGATCTTGTCGAGGATGGCGAGGCTTCCCCTGACGTGGCATGCCGTACCCCTGCAGACCCGGACGATGTGCCGTCCCCTGGGTTTCAGGTGGAACTGGGCGTAGAAGGTGGCCACACCGAAAAGCTCCGAAGGGGGGATCTTCAATTCCCGGGAGATCGCCATCAGGGCCTCCTCCGGGAGGTAGCCGAACACTTTCTGAACCTC includes the following:
- the nuoE gene encoding NADH-quinone oxidoreductase subunit NuoE is translated as MPLKLEGGRWRVSPKRQEMEERTKQIVAPWKGERGGTIPVLQEVQKVFGYLPEEALMAISRELKIPPSELFGVATFYAQFHLKPRGRHIVRVCRGTACHVRGSLAILDKIKKVLDVEENGTTEDLRYTLEPVACLGACGLAPVMMVDQETHGRLTPDKVMEILSSYE